In the genome of Photobacterium sp. TY1-4, one region contains:
- a CDS encoding 3-oxoacid CoA-transferase subunit B: MSTITDKEHARRTIARRVARELRDGDIVNLGIGLPSLVADEIDADIEVLFQSENGLLGIQALADADNHDPDLVNAGGQAITAIPGACYFNSADSFAIIRGGHVDVTVLGALQVDTQGNLASWIIPGKMVPGMGGAMDLVVGARKVIVAMEHTVKGQPKILSHCSLPLTAAGQVNLIITEMAVFVVSPEGLVLTEIAPGYTVADIEAATDAPFIVSATLNPMVA; the protein is encoded by the coding sequence ATGTCAACGATTACCGATAAAGAACACGCTCGCCGGACTATCGCCCGGCGGGTTGCCCGGGAGCTTCGGGATGGCGATATTGTCAACCTCGGAATAGGGCTGCCCTCTTTGGTTGCTGATGAAATTGACGCCGACATTGAAGTACTGTTCCAATCCGAAAACGGCCTGCTGGGGATCCAGGCCCTCGCCGATGCCGACAACCACGATCCGGATTTGGTCAATGCCGGCGGACAAGCAATCACAGCGATTCCCGGAGCCTGTTATTTCAACAGCGCAGACTCATTTGCCATCATTCGCGGCGGACACGTGGATGTCACCGTTCTGGGTGCGCTTCAGGTCGATACGCAGGGAAATTTAGCCAGTTGGATCATCCCGGGGAAAATGGTGCCCGGGATGGGCGGGGCCATGGACTTGGTGGTGGGTGCCAGGAAAGTGATTGTGGCGATGGAGCATACCGTGAAGGGACAACCCAAAATCCTGTCCCATTGCAGCTTACCCCTCACGGCTGCGGGTCAGGTGAATCTCATCATCACCGAGATGGCCGTGTTTGTCGTCTCACCTGAAGGACTGGTACTGACCGAGATCGCACCGGGTTATACCGTCGCAGACATCGAAGCTGCAACCGATGCGCCGTTCATTGTCAGCGCAACCCTCAACCCCATGGTTGCCTGA
- a CDS encoding CoA transferase subunit A, whose amino-acid sequence MNKRINQHDIQAQLHDGMTVMIGGFMANGAPEHLIDILLDSQVKNLTLITTDTGTPTSGSGRLIAAKRVRRLLASHIGTNPETGRQMVAKALEVDLIPQGTLAERIRAAGAGLGGVLTPTGLGTVIAEGKPVIEVDGEMFLLEKPLRADLALIHGSVVDSKGNTFYRRTTQNFNPLMAMAAETVIVEAHELVAAGAIEAESIHTPGLFVDHIYHQEA is encoded by the coding sequence ATGAATAAGCGTATCAACCAACACGACATCCAGGCCCAGCTCCATGACGGCATGACCGTGATGATTGGCGGATTTATGGCCAACGGTGCCCCGGAGCACCTGATTGACATCCTGCTGGACAGCCAGGTGAAGAATTTAACCTTGATCACCACCGACACCGGCACCCCGACCTCGGGTTCCGGGCGCCTCATTGCCGCCAAGCGCGTCCGCCGATTACTGGCATCCCATATCGGTACCAACCCGGAAACCGGGCGTCAAATGGTAGCTAAAGCGCTTGAAGTTGACCTGATCCCGCAGGGCACCCTGGCCGAGCGGATCCGGGCAGCCGGTGCCGGATTGGGCGGCGTGCTGACCCCGACCGGCCTTGGCACCGTCATTGCCGAAGGCAAGCCGGTGATCGAGGTCGACGGCGAGATGTTTTTACTCGAAAAACCATTGCGGGCGGATCTGGCGCTGATCCACGGCTCTGTCGTCGACAGCAAAGGCAACACCTTTTATCGACGGACCACACAAAATTTCAATCCGCTGATGGCGATGGCTGCTGAAACCGTGATTGTCGAAGCCCACGAACTGGTTGCGGCCGGTGCGATCGAAGCAGAAAGCATCCACACCCCCGGCTTGTTTGTCGATCACATCTACCACCAGGAGGCCTGA
- a CDS encoding LysR family transcriptional regulator, whose translation MLDKMAFFVNVIRCGSISAASRKFEISVSAGSRWLQSLESQFGMPLLRRTNKLLTPTPAGQKLFDEFAPLVDSANHIQQSLLDYQEHDKGHINIACTPVYANHYLMRDISDYLTQQPHVTFSLNITPWALDHAGEADLMISANATYQGYREQDLHLVRRELMQCPFVPVASPAYLASFGTPCSPEALSHHRCLFASTLTGSNDWIFTCGPETQMIKIPKTLEVNDSDLLLQGVKSGAGIGYLPEFVVRDDIQHGDLVPLFSDYGTSTWSLNLYYYPPQRASAAASSFKAFLLERAPG comes from the coding sequence ATGCTGGATAAGATGGCTTTTTTCGTCAACGTTATACGCTGTGGTTCAATCTCGGCCGCTTCGCGGAAATTCGAGATTTCCGTCTCTGCCGGCAGTCGCTGGCTGCAAAGCCTGGAGTCGCAGTTCGGCATGCCACTGCTTCGGCGGACCAACAAACTGCTGACCCCGACCCCAGCCGGACAAAAACTGTTTGATGAATTTGCGCCGCTGGTTGATAGTGCCAACCATATTCAACAGTCCCTGCTCGACTATCAGGAGCACGACAAGGGACACATCAATATTGCCTGCACCCCCGTGTATGCCAACCATTACCTGATGCGCGACATCAGCGATTATCTGACCCAGCAACCCCACGTCACCTTCTCATTAAATATCACCCCCTGGGCGCTAGATCATGCCGGTGAAGCGGACTTGATGATCAGCGCCAATGCCACCTATCAGGGCTACCGTGAGCAGGATCTTCATCTGGTCCGCCGGGAGCTCATGCAATGCCCGTTCGTGCCCGTCGCCTCACCAGCATATCTGGCATCATTCGGAACCCCGTGCTCTCCCGAGGCACTGAGCCATCACCGATGCTTGTTTGCCTCCACGCTGACCGGCAGCAACGACTGGATATTTACCTGCGGCCCGGAAACCCAGATGATCAAGATCCCGAAGACCCTGGAGGTCAATGACAGCGATCTCCTGCTGCAAGGGGTGAAAAGCGGGGCGGGGATCGGTTATTTGCCCGAATTCGTGGTCCGGGACGACATTCAGCACGGTGACTTAGTCCCTTTATTCAGCGACTACGGCACCAGCACCTGGAGCCTCAACCTGTACTATTACCCGCCACAACGCGCGTCGGCGGCAGCCAGTAGTTTTAAGGCCTTCTTGCTGGAGCGAGCCCCAGGCTAG
- a CDS encoding short-chain fatty acid transporter, which translates to MSTETVGYQQPTLLQRFSFLCTTLVQRYLPDPFLFAAILTLVVFLIAMPVTQQSPMQMVDAFAGGFWNLLKFAMQMAMVVVTGHAMASAPVFKRGLAYLAMTAKTPGHAIFIVTIVSAIACWINWGFGLVVGAIFARELAAKVKGVDYRLLIASAYTGFLFWHAGLSGSIPLALASGSNLEVVTAGAVSQAIPTGETLFSASNLLIVAVMLLVIPLLNKAMHPSRASEVVTIDPVLLTEPSPAQPSHDLTPAEKLEHSPWVNRLLALLGFSYIISYFAEHGFALNLNIVNFIFLFTAILLHDSPKRLIAAVAEGTKNTAGILLQFPFYAGIMGMMVAKGPEGISLAGAVSDWFVSISTPDTFPLFTFLSAGIVNFFVPSGGGQWAVQAPIMMPAGEALGVPGAKTAMAIAWGDAWTNMIQPFWALPALSIAGLNAKDIMGYCLIALLASGLIISLGLVLL; encoded by the coding sequence ATGTCGACTGAAACTGTTGGCTATCAACAGCCCACACTGTTGCAACGCTTTTCGTTCCTGTGCACGACCCTGGTACAACGCTACCTCCCCGATCCCTTTTTGTTTGCCGCCATCCTGACCCTTGTGGTCTTTCTCATCGCGATGCCAGTCACCCAACAAAGTCCAATGCAAATGGTCGATGCCTTTGCCGGGGGGTTCTGGAACCTGCTCAAGTTTGCGATGCAAATGGCGATGGTGGTCGTCACCGGCCATGCGATGGCCTCTGCACCGGTGTTCAAACGCGGCCTGGCCTATCTGGCGATGACGGCGAAAACCCCGGGCCACGCAATCTTCATCGTCACAATCGTCAGTGCCATTGCCTGCTGGATCAACTGGGGATTTGGTCTGGTGGTCGGGGCCATTTTTGCCCGGGAGCTGGCGGCAAAAGTCAAAGGGGTCGACTATCGCCTGCTGATTGCCTCGGCCTATACCGGCTTCCTGTTCTGGCATGCCGGCCTGTCCGGCTCGATCCCACTCGCGCTGGCCAGCGGGAGTAATCTGGAAGTCGTCACCGCCGGGGCGGTCTCACAGGCTATTCCGACTGGTGAAACCCTCTTTTCGGCATCAAACCTATTGATCGTGGCGGTCATGCTGTTGGTGATCCCGCTGCTCAATAAGGCCATGCACCCGAGCCGTGCCAGCGAGGTGGTGACCATCGATCCGGTGCTCTTAACAGAGCCGTCGCCAGCACAGCCATCGCACGACCTGACGCCCGCCGAAAAACTGGAGCACAGCCCCTGGGTCAACCGCTTACTGGCCCTGCTCGGCTTTAGCTACATCATCAGTTATTTTGCCGAGCACGGATTTGCACTGAACCTGAATATCGTGAACTTTATTTTCCTGTTCACCGCGATCCTCCTGCACGACTCTCCCAAGCGCTTGATCGCCGCAGTCGCGGAAGGCACCAAAAACACCGCCGGAATTTTGCTGCAGTTTCCATTTTATGCCGGGATCATGGGGATGATGGTGGCCAAAGGCCCGGAAGGGATCTCCCTGGCCGGAGCGGTGTCTGATTGGTTCGTCAGTATCTCCACGCCTGACACTTTTCCATTGTTCACCTTCCTGAGCGCCGGGATCGTCAACTTCTTCGTGCCTTCCGGGGGTGGCCAATGGGCGGTTCAGGCTCCGATCATGATGCCGGCCGGTGAAGCGCTGGGCGTCCCGGGGGCAAAAACCGCGATGGCGATTGCCTGGGGCGATGCCTGGACCAATATGATCCAGCCGTTCTGGGCCCTGCCAGCTTTAAGTATTGCCGGGTTAAACGCCAAAGACATCATGGGCTATTGTCTGATTGCACTGCTGGCTTCCGGCCTGATCATCAGTCTGGGACTCGTTCTGCTCTGA
- a CDS encoding VF_A0006 family four-cysteine protein, translating to MRRIVAMGLIVVLLTTVLLIGFVVVGSVAAKEDKAAYQHCVLTHVSGVEDSLAANLMTYACHRLYIDNFMLSAEDEGYFQCLLTYLPEAKQQQVTLLVRQTCHQQHRSLFR from the coding sequence ATGAGACGAATCGTGGCAATGGGGCTGATCGTGGTATTGCTGACTACGGTGTTGTTGATTGGTTTTGTTGTGGTCGGCAGTGTGGCGGCAAAAGAAGACAAAGCTGCCTATCAGCATTGCGTGCTGACCCATGTGTCCGGGGTAGAAGACAGTTTAGCTGCCAATTTAATGACTTACGCCTGCCATCGCCTGTATATCGATAATTTTATGTTGTCGGCGGAAGATGAAGGGTACTTTCAGTGTTTGCTGACTTACTTACCGGAGGCAAAACAACAGCAGGTGACTTTGCTGGTCCGACAAACCTGTCATCAGCAGCATCGCAGCTTGTTTCGTTAA
- the znuB gene encoding zinc ABC transporter permease subunit ZnuB, whose translation MLELILPALFAGLGIAALAGPLGSFVVWRKMAYFGDTLSHASLLGIALGFLLNINLNLALVICCLALAVILVSLQKQKVVATDTLLGILAHSALSLGLVAVSFLDHVRIDLMAYLFGDLLAVTTHDLLWIYGGGLVVFALLFTLWRPMLSMTINEELAQVEGVNVDLMRLILMLMVGLVIAVAMKFVGALIITSLLLIPAATARRFAQSPEQMAALASVFGAIAVVLGLMMSWHYDTPAGPSVVVAAAALFMLCQFKRTE comes from the coding sequence ATGCTTGAATTGATTCTGCCGGCCCTGTTCGCGGGTCTCGGTATCGCCGCCCTGGCCGGACCGCTGGGCTCATTTGTCGTCTGGCGCAAGATGGCCTATTTCGGCGACACCCTGTCCCATGCCTCGTTACTCGGCATTGCGCTGGGCTTTTTGCTCAATATCAACCTCAATCTGGCGTTGGTGATCTGCTGTCTCGCCCTGGCGGTGATTCTGGTGAGCCTGCAAAAACAAAAGGTGGTTGCCACCGACACCCTACTCGGGATCCTGGCCCATAGCGCCCTGTCCCTCGGCCTGGTCGCCGTCAGCTTTCTGGACCATGTCCGGATTGATCTGATGGCCTACCTGTTCGGGGATTTGCTGGCTGTTACGACGCACGATCTACTGTGGATTTACGGCGGCGGCCTGGTGGTTTTCGCCTTGCTGTTCACACTGTGGCGCCCGATGCTGTCGATGACCATCAACGAAGAGCTGGCCCAGGTCGAGGGGGTCAATGTCGATCTGATGCGTCTGATACTGATGCTGATGGTCGGGCTGGTAATTGCGGTCGCGATGAAGTTCGTCGGCGCCCTGATCATCACATCACTGCTGCTGATCCCGGCCGCTACAGCACGCCGATTCGCGCAAAGCCCGGAACAAATGGCAGCTCTGGCCTCAGTGTTTGGCGCGATAGCCGTGGTACTGGGGCTGATGATGTCGTGGCATTATGACACCCCGGCCGGTCCGTCGGTTGTGGTCGCAGCCGCAGCCCTGTTCATGCTTTGTCAGTTCAAACGCACCGAGTAA
- the znuC gene encoding zinc ABC transporter ATP-binding protein ZnuC has product MTTLVELQAVTVTFADRHVLDQVSFQLARGQITTLIGPNGAGKSTLVKVITGLCKPSSGHVIRARGLRIGYVPQKLQLNTSLPLTVDRFMRLAGRYRPDEIQAALTLVGGLHLHHSNMHALSGGETQRVLLARALLQHPDLLVLDEPVQGVDVNGQLELYSLIQSLRDQLNCAILMVSHDLHLVMAKTDHVICLHHHVCCSGAPDAITSHPSYVALFGTQQSEQLALYHHHHNHEHDLAGSPVGPCQHHHNEA; this is encoded by the coding sequence ATGACAACCTTAGTTGAATTACAGGCGGTTACCGTAACCTTCGCGGATCGACACGTCCTTGACCAAGTTTCCTTCCAACTGGCCCGTGGCCAGATCACCACCCTGATTGGTCCCAATGGTGCCGGTAAATCGACTTTGGTCAAGGTGATCACCGGACTGTGCAAGCCCAGCAGCGGCCATGTGATCCGGGCACGTGGGCTGCGGATCGGGTACGTCCCGCAAAAACTGCAACTCAACACCTCACTGCCATTGACGGTGGATCGCTTTATGCGTTTGGCCGGTCGCTACCGACCCGATGAAATTCAGGCAGCCCTGACCTTGGTCGGTGGCCTGCATCTGCACCACAGCAACATGCATGCGCTCTCCGGGGGGGAAACCCAACGCGTTCTGCTGGCGCGGGCATTACTGCAGCATCCGGATTTGCTGGTGCTGGATGAGCCGGTACAAGGGGTCGATGTGAATGGCCAATTGGAGCTCTACAGCCTGATCCAGTCCCTGCGCGATCAACTCAACTGCGCTATTTTAATGGTCTCGCACGACTTACATCTGGTGATGGCCAAAACGGACCATGTGATCTGCCTGCATCACCATGTCTGTTGTTCCGGCGCGCCGGATGCCATTACCAGCCATCCGTCGTATGTCGCCTTGTTCGGCACGCAGCAGAGCGAACAACTGGCGCTCTACCACCACCATCATAATCATGAGCATGACCTTGCCGGGAGCCCGGTCGGTCCATGTCAGCATCACCACAACGAGGCATAA
- the znuA gene encoding zinc ABC transporter substrate-binding protein ZnuA gives MRRFFACCSILAVLFSSSVMAQELKVVTTVKPLGLIVQALTDGAAQTDILLPPGTSPHDYALRPSDMQKLNEADLVIWVGPELETFLVKVLAEKSQNLALTAQASIDLHHYEEPGVVDHGDHSHSHDGVDPHVWLGPVQAIQAAKVISGQLVKLDPLNKKAYDDNLAQFVAAVEQITTALRQQLKPLGDRGYYVFHDAYGYFEQTFALNKLGHFTVNPDRRPGAKTLVSIRRALKAEEAVCVFSEPQFSPAVVKSVVRGTKVHISTLDPMATEIAEGKQGYVQFLTELGQSFTNCLK, from the coding sequence ATGCGCCGATTTTTTGCCTGTTGCAGCATTCTTGCTGTGCTGTTTTCATCTTCCGTCATGGCCCAAGAATTAAAAGTGGTCACGACCGTCAAGCCGCTTGGGCTGATTGTACAAGCATTAACCGATGGCGCTGCCCAGACTGATATTCTGTTGCCGCCGGGGACATCCCCGCATGATTATGCACTGCGCCCGTCTGATATGCAGAAGCTGAATGAAGCCGATCTGGTGATCTGGGTCGGCCCGGAGCTGGAAACCTTTTTGGTGAAGGTTCTGGCTGAAAAAAGCCAGAATCTGGCGCTGACGGCTCAGGCTTCAATTGACCTGCACCATTATGAAGAGCCCGGGGTGGTGGACCACGGGGACCATTCACACAGCCATGATGGGGTCGATCCGCACGTGTGGCTGGGGCCGGTTCAGGCAATTCAAGCGGCAAAGGTCATTTCTGGGCAGCTTGTCAAATTAGATCCATTGAATAAAAAGGCCTATGACGATAACCTTGCGCAGTTCGTCGCAGCAGTGGAGCAAATCACCACCGCCCTGCGCCAGCAACTCAAGCCACTGGGTGATCGCGGCTACTATGTCTTCCACGATGCATATGGTTATTTTGAGCAGACGTTCGCGCTGAACAAATTAGGGCATTTTACCGTGAATCCGGATCGTCGTCCGGGTGCGAAAACGTTGGTATCGATTCGTCGGGCACTGAAAGCGGAAGAAGCGGTCTGCGTATTCAGTGAGCCGCAGTTTTCACCAGCCGTCGTGAAAAGCGTCGTCCGTGGCACAAAGGTTCATATCAGTACCCTGGATCCGATGGCAACGGAGATTGCCGAAGGGAAACAGGGATATGTCCAGTTCTTAACCGAATTAGGGCAGAGTTTTACCAATTGTCTTAAATAA